One stretch of Planctomycetota bacterium DNA includes these proteins:
- a CDS encoding tetratricopeptide repeat protein has protein sequence MEDLHTLRDAFSLKEAAGAIELAEGLLQGDTPPAPAVRRLLASVLDRLDRLGSDTRDSVFAALLRGEALRALGRLEEAIVAFDTVVHRDHDAVAAWVGLGWCHKRLGRLDTAIGALRQALEASPDEPLLHYNLACYLSLSGDAKGAVEHLASAISRESHYRTLTARERDFDPIRADPLFLEATKQVV, from the coding sequence ATGGAAGACCTGCACACCCTCCGCGACGCCTTCTCGCTCAAGGAGGCAGCCGGGGCGATCGAACTGGCCGAGGGTCTTCTCCAGGGTGACACGCCCCCCGCGCCGGCGGTCCGCCGGCTCCTCGCCTCGGTGCTCGACCGCCTCGATCGGCTCGGCAGCGACACCCGCGACTCGGTGTTCGCCGCCCTGCTGCGCGGCGAGGCGCTCCGCGCCCTGGGGAGGCTGGAGGAGGCGATCGTGGCGTTCGACACGGTCGTCCACCGCGATCACGACGCGGTCGCCGCCTGGGTCGGTCTCGGCTGGTGCCACAAGCGGCTCGGGCGGCTCGACACGGCGATCGGGGCCCTCCGTCAGGCGCTCGAGGCATCACCCGACGAGCCCCTCCTCCACTACAATCTCGCCTGCTACCTGTCGCTGTCGGGGGATGCGAAGGGGGCGGTCGAGCACCTCGCCAGCGCGATCTCCCGCGAGAGCCATTACCGCACGCTCACCGCCCGGGAGCGTGATTTCGACCCGATCCGCGCCGATCCGCTGTTTCTCGAGGCGACCAAACAGGTCGTCTGA
- a CDS encoding HEAT repeat domain-containing protein: MSDKPSRPLAADDLLPPVEPPSAAFLVQLFLVPGLIVAIIVCVWLAFHWLAHLGNDPQAYVRTLRRPNEGRWQAALNLANDIRGPRGDVLKRDAALATELGRILEDEVASGRTGEQTEMLELYLCRALGEFAIPEAVDPLVAQARDIAAPKRARAAVEALSVLTANLAAAGTRWDEGRVAEAVIAASRSSDRALTSAAAFTLGVVGGSGATERLLDLVTDADDDVRANAAVGLARLGRSEAYPTLAELLALPDVAAAAGNTEALSARYKRALVVVNALRATALLVDAGAEEPPAEVIRLVDALVSDPIADVRTAAAAVVQKLRRVGTAPSSGRG; the protein is encoded by the coding sequence ATGAGCGACAAACCCTCCCGCCCGCTGGCCGCCGACGACCTGCTTCCGCCCGTCGAGCCTCCCAGCGCCGCGTTCCTCGTGCAGCTGTTCCTCGTGCCGGGTTTGATCGTCGCCATCATCGTCTGTGTCTGGCTCGCGTTCCACTGGTTGGCACACCTCGGCAACGATCCCCAGGCGTACGTCCGCACGCTCCGCCGGCCCAACGAGGGGCGCTGGCAGGCGGCGCTGAACCTCGCCAACGACATCCGCGGGCCGCGCGGCGACGTCCTCAAGCGCGATGCGGCCCTGGCGACCGAACTGGGGCGGATCCTCGAAGACGAGGTCGCCAGCGGGCGGACCGGCGAGCAGACCGAGATGCTCGAGCTGTACCTCTGCCGGGCACTCGGCGAGTTCGCGATTCCCGAGGCCGTCGATCCCCTCGTCGCGCAGGCCCGCGACATCGCCGCGCCGAAGCGGGCCCGCGCTGCTGTCGAGGCGCTGTCGGTGCTCACCGCCAACCTCGCTGCCGCCGGCACCCGGTGGGACGAGGGCCGCGTGGCCGAGGCCGTGATCGCCGCGTCGCGATCCTCCGACCGCGCCCTGACGTCGGCGGCCGCGTTCACGCTCGGCGTCGTCGGCGGTTCGGGAGCCACCGAGCGGCTCCTCGACCTGGTTACGGATGCCGACGACGACGTCCGCGCCAACGCGGCCGTCGGGCTCGCCCGTCTGGGGCGCAGCGAGGCCTACCCGACGCTCGCCGAGCTCCTCGCCCTCCCGGACGTCGCCGCTGCCGCCGGCAACACCGAGGCGCTGTCGGCCCGCTACAAGCGGGCGCTGGTGGTGGTCAACGCGCTGCGGGCCACCGCCCTGCTCGTCGATGCCGGGGCCGAAGAACCGCCAGCCGAGGTGATCCGGCTCGTCGACGCCCTGGTGTCCGATCCGATCGCCGACGTCCGCACGGCTGCGGCGGCCGTGGTGCAAAAACTGCGACGGGTCGGGACGGCGCCCTCCTCCGGACGCGGCTGA
- a CDS encoding glycosyltransferase family 2 protein, with product MMPRACTGRRLSIVVPVTGDTAALEETLVSVLENRPADTEVIVGLGCDYADPWHIAEEVTFVAAPRRGGLVGCVNGALAAATGTVVHVLAAGWRATPGWTDAAVERIVAGEADAVIPVTVAEQDRARIVGAGLRVTAGGRRVAVVARRGAVEVPAVPVRSPVGPVLEAGFWSRDVLSRGGPGFAATCATLADADLAVALSRAGATTVIEPASQVLAPVLPAARVPAFVQGLHAERLFWRSRVGGGGITAHAAHAWEVLRHTVTTAPLGTVPMLLGRLVAAGTPWGYRSRHRHLESLVAEAQATALATIPIGGRADEAPVTAQPLRRSA from the coding sequence ATGATGCCGCGCGCCTGCACGGGGCGCAGGCTGTCGATCGTCGTTCCGGTGACCGGCGACACCGCCGCACTGGAGGAGACGCTCGTCAGCGTGCTGGAAAACCGTCCTGCCGACACCGAGGTGATCGTCGGCCTGGGCTGCGACTATGCCGATCCCTGGCACATCGCGGAAGAGGTGACGTTCGTCGCCGCACCGCGGCGCGGGGGGCTCGTCGGCTGCGTGAACGGCGCCCTCGCCGCGGCGACCGGGACGGTGGTCCACGTCCTTGCCGCCGGGTGGCGTGCCACCCCGGGATGGACCGACGCCGCGGTGGAGCGGATCGTCGCCGGCGAGGCCGACGCGGTGATCCCGGTGACGGTGGCGGAGCAGGACCGCGCCCGGATCGTCGGTGCCGGCCTGCGTGTCACGGCGGGCGGCCGCCGCGTGGCGGTCGTGGCGCGGCGCGGCGCGGTCGAGGTGCCGGCGGTGCCGGTCCGGTCGCCGGTCGGTCCGGTCCTCGAGGCCGGTTTCTGGTCGCGGGACGTGCTGTCGCGCGGCGGCCCGGGCTTCGCGGCGACCTGCGCGACGCTGGCCGACGCCGATCTGGCCGTCGCGCTGTCACGCGCCGGCGCGACGACGGTCATCGAGCCTGCCAGCCAGGTCCTCGCGCCCGTCCTGCCGGCGGCCCGGGTGCCGGCGTTCGTCCAAGGCCTCCACGCCGAGCGGCTCTTTTGGCGCTCGCGGGTCGGGGGCGGGGGCATCACCGCCCACGCCGCCCATGCCTGGGAGGTCCTCCGGCACACGGTGACGACGGCTCCGCTGGGAACGGTGCCGATGCTCCTCGGCCGGCTGGTCGCGGCGGGCACGCCGTGGGGCTACCGTTCGCGCCACAGGCACCTGGAGTCCCTGGTCGCCGAAGCCCAGGCGACCGCCCTGGCGACGATCCCGATCGGGGGTCGGGCCGATGAAGCGCCTGTGACCGCGCAGCCGCTTCGCCGCTCGGCCTGA